A window of Rhododendron vialii isolate Sample 1 chromosome 13a, ASM3025357v1 contains these coding sequences:
- the LOC131313451 gene encoding polyadenylation and cleavage factor homolog 4 isoform X1 encodes MDEERFVSARENPRYLGTANTTNGDLPAAQKAAALPSILDRFNALLNKREDDEGDEVVVRLYERVLSELTFNSKPIITDLTIIAGEHRAYAEGIADAICARILEVPVDQKLPSLYLLDSIVKNIGREYVRYFSSHLPQVFCEAYRQVNANMRPAMRHLFGTWLTVFPAPVLRKIEEQLQLSPSANHQSSNLPSLKASESPRPIHGIHVNPKYLEARRQLEQSTVDSNNQHARGISSTLKIYGQNSNSEFEEYDSDNAEVMSSQVGAQRLRSTGRPSFGFAAEKLLPSSSARLPKSSSPFRIEHGRSLSPPADEYAASNNSPRTVVERASPSQLGFEFGRIKGREELSDWSDTSYRRPETSVVYNNGVELQRPRALIDAYGNDQRSQTPNYKPLTVDVNGIENTLGAKTWQNTEEKEFDWEDMSPTLVDRSRSSDIVSSSIRPLESFRTRHGYGTQDVGPLDSDFRRINWSSQSQSSVVKGSSIISEDPVPLSTTISGRGSSSRITGLHDETTQFMRSRYPQDGFPHYLPQFSQHTHGSEGPSRNFQMFHPSDANVQYHGSSVVPSRIGDPSIASWKSEALSTSVPPPRGLWPPVNVQKSLSTLPLPLQNQSMSHFDSRNASNAVPNQGLNKSFLPEHQFNSIGNKAISSMKQFSFPNQQTVPTLSSPQNPDQVTSVQPQLPVSHEVRRNFIPPATFAAVGPMPSLVPPISLGYNPALSNVMSNPIPGVHPSMPILNTPSNSLYFRRGSGFPPLPAGPRPDSSQMTPVSQNPVPIAPNPQAGGALSGLISSLMAQGLISLTKQAPVQDSVGLDFNLDILKVRHESAITALYADLPRQCTTCGLRFKCQEQHSSHMDWHVTKNRISKTRKQKPSRKWFVSVSMWLTGTEALGTDAAPGFLPAESIVEEKDDEEFAVPADEDQNVCALCGEPFDDFYSDETEEWMYKGAVYMNAPNGATVGMDRSLLGPIVHAKCRSESSAVSPEDFGQDEGGYTEEGRRRKRLRS; translated from the exons ATGGACGAGGAGAGGTTCGTATCCGCGAGAGAAAACCCTAGGTACCTCGGCACCGCTAACACCACCAACGGCGACTTACCCGCGGCGCAGAAGGCGGCGGCCCTGCCTTCGATCCTGGACCGGTTCAACGCTCTGTTGAACAAGAGAGAGGACGACGAGGGAGATGAAGTTGTTGTGCGGCTTTACGAGCGGGTTTTATCGGAACTCACTTTCAATTCGAAGCCAATTATCACCGATCTCACTATAATCGCCGGGGAGCACAGGGCGTACGCCGAGGGCATCGCCGACGCAATTTGCGCGAGGATTCTCGAG GTCCCAGTGGATCAAAAACTACCTTCTCTTTATCTTCTGGACAGCATTGTCAAAAATATTGGCAGAGAATATGTTAGGTATTTCTCTTCCCATTTGCCGCAG gttTTCTGCGAGGCCTACAGACAAGTTAACGCCAACATGCGTCCTGCTATGCGGCACCTCTTTGGGACCTGGTTAACAGTTTTCCCAGCTCCAGTACTTCGCAAAATTGAGGAGCAATTGCAATTATCTCCGTCGGCGAATCATCAATCTTCCAACCTTCCTTCTCTTAAGGCTTCTGAATCTCCTCGACCAATTCATGGAATTCATGTCAATCCCAAGTACTTGGAAGCAAGACGTCAGCTTGAACAGTCAACAGTGGATAGT AACAATCAACATGCCAGAGGAATTTCTTCCACTTTGAAGATCTATGGGCAAAACTCTAACAGTGAATTTGAAGAATATGATTCTGATAATGCAGAGGTCATGTCATCACAGGTAGGGGCCCAACGATTGAGGTCAACTGGTCGTCCTTCTTTTGGTTTTGCTGCTGAAAAGCTGCTTCCATCTTCATCTGCAAGGCTTCCAAAATCCTCCTCTCCTTTTAGAATTGAGCATGGCAGGTCATTATCACCTCCAGCTGATGAATATGCAGCAAGTAATAATTCTCCCAGGACGGTTGTTGAAAGGGCCTCCCCATCTCAgcttggatttgaatttggCAGAATTAAAGGCAGGGAGGAGTTAAGTGATTGGTCTGATACTTCGTATAGACGACCTGAAACTTCGGTTGTATATAATAATGGAGTTGAGCTTCAGAGACCGAGAGCATTAATTGATGCTTATGGAAATGATCAAAGGAGTCAAACTCCGAACTATAAGCCCTTGACGGTTGATGTCAATGGAATAGAAAATACGTTGGGGGCGAAAACCTGGCAGAATACTGAAGAAAAAGAGTTCGATTGGGAAGATATGAGCCCAACTTTGGTAGACCGTAGTCGGAGTAGTGATATAGTTTCGTCATCTATCCGTCCTCTTGAAAGCTTTAGGACAAGGCATGGCTATGGAACACAAGATGTGGGACCCCTGGATTCTGATTTCAGGAGAATCAACTGGTCCAGTCAATCACAAAGTTCTGTAGTTAAGGGTTCTTCCATTATTTCAGAAGATCCAGTTCCACTTTCAACGACCATT TCGGGTCGTGGGTCAAGCAGTAGGATTACAGGATTGCATGATGAGACTACACAGTTTATGCGCTCTCGTTATCCTCAAGATGGTTTTCCCCACTACCTTCCTCAGTTTTCTCAACACACGCATGGGTCTGAAGGGCCCTCAAGGAACTTCCAAATGTTTCACCCATCAG ATGCCAATGTGCAATATCATGGGTCCTCTGTTGTTCCATCGAGGATTGGAGATCCAAGTATTGCCTCGTGGAAGTCAGAGGCTCTATCTACTTCTGTACCGCCACCAAGAGGGCTATGGCCTCCAGTGAATgtacaaaaatctctctctacGCTTCCTCTTCCGCTACAAAATCAAAGCATGAGTCACTTTGATTCGAGGAATGCTAGCAATGCAGTTCCGAATCAAGGTCTAAACAAGTCATTTTTGCCTGAGCACCAGTTTAATAGCATTGGAAACAAGGCAATAAGCTCAATGAAGCAGTTTTCATTTCCCAATCAGCAAACTGTACCAACCCTTTCAAGTCCACAAAATCCAGATCAAGTCACTTCTGTACAACCGCAATTGCCAGTGTCTCACGAGGTTCGCCGAAATTTCATTCCACCTGCTACTTTTGCTGCTGTCGGTCCAATGCCCTCTCTTGTACCACCCATCAGTCTTGGATATAACCCTGCTCTAAGTAATGTCATGTCCAACCCAATTCCTGGTGTGCATCCATCTATGCCAATCCTCAACACCCCAAGCAACTCTCTGTATTTTCGTAGGGGGTCAGGCTTCCCCCCTTTACCTGCTGGGCCTCGTCCTGATTCATCACAAATGACACCTGTATCACAGAATCCAGTTCCCATTGCCCCTAACCCTCAAGCTGGGGGTGCATTGTCTGGTCTGATTAGTTCCCTCATGGCTCAAGGTTTGATCTCATTGACGAAACAAGCTCCTGTGCAG GATTCTGTGGGACTCGACTTCAACCTTGACATTCTTAAGGTGCGCCATGAATCAGCAATAACTGCTTTGTATGCTGATCTCCCTCGGCAATGCACAACATGCGGGCTTCGGTTCAAATGCCAAGAGCAGCACAGTAGTCATATGGATTGGCATGTAACGAAAAACCGAATATCCAAAACTCGTAAACAGAAGCCTTCACGCAAGTGGTTTGTGAGTGTTAGCATGTGGCTTACTGGCACAGAAGCATTGGGAACTGATGCAGCCCCTGGGTTTTTACCTGCTGAGAGCATTGTGGAAGAGAAGGATGATGAAGAATTTGCTGTTCCTGCTGATGAGGACCAGAATGTATGTGCACTGTGTGGAGAGCCTTTTGATGATTTCTATAGTGATGAGACTGAGGAATGGATGTATAAAGGAGCTGTCTACATGAATGCTCCCAATGGGGCAACAGTAGGCATGGACAGGTCTCTGTTGGGTCCCATAGTCCATGCTAAATGCAGGTCTGAATCTAGTGCAGTCTCCCCTGAAGATTTTGGACAAGATGAAGGG GGATATACTGAAGAGGGTAGACGAAGGAAACGGTTGCGGAGTTAG
- the LOC131313451 gene encoding polyadenylation and cleavage factor homolog 4 isoform X2, which yields MRPAMRHLFGTWLTVFPAPVLRKIEEQLQLSPSANHQSSNLPSLKASESPRPIHGIHVNPKYLEARRQLEQSTVDSNNQHARGISSTLKIYGQNSNSEFEEYDSDNAEVMSSQVGAQRLRSTGRPSFGFAAEKLLPSSSARLPKSSSPFRIEHGRSLSPPADEYAASNNSPRTVVERASPSQLGFEFGRIKGREELSDWSDTSYRRPETSVVYNNGVELQRPRALIDAYGNDQRSQTPNYKPLTVDVNGIENTLGAKTWQNTEEKEFDWEDMSPTLVDRSRSSDIVSSSIRPLESFRTRHGYGTQDVGPLDSDFRRINWSSQSQSSVVKGSSIISEDPVPLSTTISGRGSSSRITGLHDETTQFMRSRYPQDGFPHYLPQFSQHTHGSEGPSRNFQMFHPSDANVQYHGSSVVPSRIGDPSIASWKSEALSTSVPPPRGLWPPVNVQKSLSTLPLPLQNQSMSHFDSRNASNAVPNQGLNKSFLPEHQFNSIGNKAISSMKQFSFPNQQTVPTLSSPQNPDQVTSVQPQLPVSHEVRRNFIPPATFAAVGPMPSLVPPISLGYNPALSNVMSNPIPGVHPSMPILNTPSNSLYFRRGSGFPPLPAGPRPDSSQMTPVSQNPVPIAPNPQAGGALSGLISSLMAQGLISLTKQAPVQDSVGLDFNLDILKVRHESAITALYADLPRQCTTCGLRFKCQEQHSSHMDWHVTKNRISKTRKQKPSRKWFVSVSMWLTGTEALGTDAAPGFLPAESIVEEKDDEEFAVPADEDQNVCALCGEPFDDFYSDETEEWMYKGAVYMNAPNGATVGMDRSLLGPIVHAKCRSESSAVSPEDFGQDEGGYTEEGRRRKRLRS from the exons ATGCGTCCTGCTATGCGGCACCTCTTTGGGACCTGGTTAACAGTTTTCCCAGCTCCAGTACTTCGCAAAATTGAGGAGCAATTGCAATTATCTCCGTCGGCGAATCATCAATCTTCCAACCTTCCTTCTCTTAAGGCTTCTGAATCTCCTCGACCAATTCATGGAATTCATGTCAATCCCAAGTACTTGGAAGCAAGACGTCAGCTTGAACAGTCAACAGTGGATAGT AACAATCAACATGCCAGAGGAATTTCTTCCACTTTGAAGATCTATGGGCAAAACTCTAACAGTGAATTTGAAGAATATGATTCTGATAATGCAGAGGTCATGTCATCACAGGTAGGGGCCCAACGATTGAGGTCAACTGGTCGTCCTTCTTTTGGTTTTGCTGCTGAAAAGCTGCTTCCATCTTCATCTGCAAGGCTTCCAAAATCCTCCTCTCCTTTTAGAATTGAGCATGGCAGGTCATTATCACCTCCAGCTGATGAATATGCAGCAAGTAATAATTCTCCCAGGACGGTTGTTGAAAGGGCCTCCCCATCTCAgcttggatttgaatttggCAGAATTAAAGGCAGGGAGGAGTTAAGTGATTGGTCTGATACTTCGTATAGACGACCTGAAACTTCGGTTGTATATAATAATGGAGTTGAGCTTCAGAGACCGAGAGCATTAATTGATGCTTATGGAAATGATCAAAGGAGTCAAACTCCGAACTATAAGCCCTTGACGGTTGATGTCAATGGAATAGAAAATACGTTGGGGGCGAAAACCTGGCAGAATACTGAAGAAAAAGAGTTCGATTGGGAAGATATGAGCCCAACTTTGGTAGACCGTAGTCGGAGTAGTGATATAGTTTCGTCATCTATCCGTCCTCTTGAAAGCTTTAGGACAAGGCATGGCTATGGAACACAAGATGTGGGACCCCTGGATTCTGATTTCAGGAGAATCAACTGGTCCAGTCAATCACAAAGTTCTGTAGTTAAGGGTTCTTCCATTATTTCAGAAGATCCAGTTCCACTTTCAACGACCATT TCGGGTCGTGGGTCAAGCAGTAGGATTACAGGATTGCATGATGAGACTACACAGTTTATGCGCTCTCGTTATCCTCAAGATGGTTTTCCCCACTACCTTCCTCAGTTTTCTCAACACACGCATGGGTCTGAAGGGCCCTCAAGGAACTTCCAAATGTTTCACCCATCAG ATGCCAATGTGCAATATCATGGGTCCTCTGTTGTTCCATCGAGGATTGGAGATCCAAGTATTGCCTCGTGGAAGTCAGAGGCTCTATCTACTTCTGTACCGCCACCAAGAGGGCTATGGCCTCCAGTGAATgtacaaaaatctctctctacGCTTCCTCTTCCGCTACAAAATCAAAGCATGAGTCACTTTGATTCGAGGAATGCTAGCAATGCAGTTCCGAATCAAGGTCTAAACAAGTCATTTTTGCCTGAGCACCAGTTTAATAGCATTGGAAACAAGGCAATAAGCTCAATGAAGCAGTTTTCATTTCCCAATCAGCAAACTGTACCAACCCTTTCAAGTCCACAAAATCCAGATCAAGTCACTTCTGTACAACCGCAATTGCCAGTGTCTCACGAGGTTCGCCGAAATTTCATTCCACCTGCTACTTTTGCTGCTGTCGGTCCAATGCCCTCTCTTGTACCACCCATCAGTCTTGGATATAACCCTGCTCTAAGTAATGTCATGTCCAACCCAATTCCTGGTGTGCATCCATCTATGCCAATCCTCAACACCCCAAGCAACTCTCTGTATTTTCGTAGGGGGTCAGGCTTCCCCCCTTTACCTGCTGGGCCTCGTCCTGATTCATCACAAATGACACCTGTATCACAGAATCCAGTTCCCATTGCCCCTAACCCTCAAGCTGGGGGTGCATTGTCTGGTCTGATTAGTTCCCTCATGGCTCAAGGTTTGATCTCATTGACGAAACAAGCTCCTGTGCAG GATTCTGTGGGACTCGACTTCAACCTTGACATTCTTAAGGTGCGCCATGAATCAGCAATAACTGCTTTGTATGCTGATCTCCCTCGGCAATGCACAACATGCGGGCTTCGGTTCAAATGCCAAGAGCAGCACAGTAGTCATATGGATTGGCATGTAACGAAAAACCGAATATCCAAAACTCGTAAACAGAAGCCTTCACGCAAGTGGTTTGTGAGTGTTAGCATGTGGCTTACTGGCACAGAAGCATTGGGAACTGATGCAGCCCCTGGGTTTTTACCTGCTGAGAGCATTGTGGAAGAGAAGGATGATGAAGAATTTGCTGTTCCTGCTGATGAGGACCAGAATGTATGTGCACTGTGTGGAGAGCCTTTTGATGATTTCTATAGTGATGAGACTGAGGAATGGATGTATAAAGGAGCTGTCTACATGAATGCTCCCAATGGGGCAACAGTAGGCATGGACAGGTCTCTGTTGGGTCCCATAGTCCATGCTAAATGCAGGTCTGAATCTAGTGCAGTCTCCCCTGAAGATTTTGGACAAGATGAAGGG GGATATACTGAAGAGGGTAGACGAAGGAAACGGTTGCGGAGTTAG
- the LOC131313452 gene encoding uncharacterized protein LOC131313452: protein MVHVMISEKGLAKSMSNSSSTSQRLLLQDAQGNKMQNMIYGDNIEILANTLKLYHTYAITNAIVMRIKEQLRFLNKLHQLVISAKSPVEEIKINGFSQKSLQFNFTPLSDIHAVQRTDVKIDALFAVMNVGPHRKTKSSYVVDLRVIDARFNVEITNESGLIPATIFAEKAEQLYNITAPEMVNNTTDGNMSVEIIQKLSTPIKWAIMLRASMYTYGTISQCVFSVHSIFNTISEQQALEEVSSWNLEPKAPKKRGTRTICTTKSPINDATMEEDGAAEPSKNKQKKE from the exons ATGGTCCATGTTATGATCAGCGAAAAGGGATTGGCAAAGTCAATGAGCAACTCATCATCAACCTCTCAAAGGCTGCTCTTGCAAGACGCACAA GGGAACAAGATGCAAAACATGATTTATGGGGACAACATTGAGATCCTTGCCAACACATTGAAACTCTACCATACATATGCTATAACCAATGCAATTGTGATGAGAATCAAGGAACAACTCCGTTTCTTGAACAAACTACATCAGTTGGTCATTAGTGCAAAATCGCCTgttgaagaaattaaaattaatggcTTTTCCCAAAAATCACTTCAGTTCAATTTCACTCCCTTAAGTGATATACATGCTGTTCAAAGAACTGATGTCAAAATAG ATGCCTTGTTCGCTGTGATGAATGTTGGTCCACACAGGAAGACAAAGTCATCATACGTAGTTGATCTACGAGTCATAGATGCAAG ATTTAATGTGGAAATCACCAATGAAAGTGGATTGATCCCTGCAACCATATTTGCGGAGAAAGCAGAACAACTTTATAACATCACTGCACCAGAGATGGTCAATAATACAACCGAT GGTAATATGTCAGTTGAAATCATCCAAAAGCTATCGACTCCAATAAAATGGGCTATCATGCTGAGGGCATCAATGTACACCTATGGAACAATTAGCCAATGTGTATTCAGTGTGCACTCTATCTTCAACACAATTTCTGAACAGCAAGCACTTGAGGAAGTGTCAAGCTGGAATCTAGAACCAAAAGCCCCAAAGAAGCGTGGAACAAGAACAATCTGCACAACAAAATCACCAATAAATGACGCCACCATGGAAGAAGATGGAGCAGCTGAACCTTCTAAGAACAAGCAGAAGAAGGAATAG